CCCTGCCCGCTTTTCCCCAAACCGTGGCGGTGATCACGTCTCCTCGCGCGGCGGCCTGGGGAGACATCCAGCGCACCTTGCTTCAGCGCCATCCCGGCTTGCGGGTGTTGTTTGTGCCCGCTTTGGTGCAGGGCGATCGGGCCCCAATCAGTCTGATGCGGGCGATCGCGCAAGTGGTGGTGGATGGTCGAGCCGATCTGCTGATTTTGGCCCGGGGTGGCGGGGCCACGGAGGATCTATCCTGCTTCAACGATGAGCAACTGGTGCGCACCCTAGCAGACTGCCCAATTCCCGTGATCACCGGCATTGGTCACCAACGGGATCAATCCCTTTGCGATCGGGTGGCGGACTGGTGTGCCCACACGCCCACGGCCGCAGCGGAACGGGCCGTGCCGAGCTTGGCGGAGTTGCGCAACCGCTGGGCTGAACAGGCCTTGGGCCTGAAGTTAGCCATGGATCGCTACTTACAAGACCGACTCGATCGGGTGGATTTGCTCCAGCAACGGTTGGGACGGCTGCGCCCCGATCGTCAATGGCAGCGGGAAACGGAGCGGCTGACGGATCTTCGGCGGCGGTTGGGCATGGCCATGCAACACCAGCTCGATCGGGAACAGCAACGGCAGCGGGCCCTCAACCAGACCCTGCGATCGCTGGATCCAAACCAAGTGTTGCAACGGGGCTATAGCTTGGTGCGCAATGATCAAGGGGCGATCGTTCGGCGGGCGGCCCAAGCCCAACCGGGCGATCAACTCCGAATTCAGTTGGCCGATGGGTGGTTAGAGGTGAAAGTGATTCCACCCCCAACCAAGATCGCGCAACTCTCGATCGACCTTGATCCGTTGCCCTGAGAGGATGTCTGCACAGTCAAAACAGCAACCTTGTGAATCTCGAACACAGACAAGCGACCAACACAGACAAGGGGCTTAAGCCCCTTGCTTAGACGACGACTGGTGTTTTGCAAGCGTCCCAAAGACTTCTCAGATATCCTCTGGGGCTGTCTAAATCTGCCCTAATCTGCCCTAAACCGTTTCTGGTTCGCGTTCCTGGACTTGCGGTTGGAATTGGAACAGGGAATAAACCACATTCCGGCGCATGTTGGTCATCATGTCCAAGAAGAGTTCATAACCTTCGCTCTTATATTCCACCAGCGGATCCTTCTGGCCATAGCCGCGCAGGCCCACCGTTTCCCGCAGCGCATCCATCT
This sequence is a window from Limnothrix sp. FACHB-406. Protein-coding genes within it:
- the xseA gene encoding exodeoxyribonuclease VII large subunit — encoded protein: MAEDWAAELAPSSATEPWSVATLNQWLKDCVEAEPALHRVWVIGEVSSAKPFPSGIYFTLTDREATAAIGCVVWRGQVDRLASLPEPGQQVIALGELQLWPKRGELKLVTWQLLPAGAGLQALRMQQLHDRLAAEGLFDPDRRRPLPAFPQTVAVITSPRAAAWGDIQRTLLQRHPGLRVLFVPALVQGDRAPISLMRAIAQVVVDGRADLLILARGGGATEDLSCFNDEQLVRTLADCPIPVITGIGHQRDQSLCDRVADWCAHTPTAAAERAVPSLAELRNRWAEQALGLKLAMDRYLQDRLDRVDLLQQRLGRLRPDRQWQRETERLTDLRRRLGMAMQHQLDREQQRQRALNQTLRSLDPNQVLQRGYSLVRNDQGAIVRRAAQAQPGDQLRIQLADGWLEVKVIPPPTKIAQLSIDLDPLP